From a single Helicoverpa armigera isolate CAAS_96S chromosome 7, ASM3070526v1, whole genome shotgun sequence genomic region:
- the LOC135116628 gene encoding PHD and RING finger domain-containing protein 1-like yields the protein MSEEGSEDSPPRPKRKIKKVMVLSSDSSSDSDESVTAAGSRRKRLRVLSDEGSDSSSSVVCARRKRALPKLRDSDGDSDTSGWATDHSDAPKPAASAARPTSGFASDSSEGNSDKCSICLLRFTNQEVGTPQSCEHIFCLDCITEWSKNVNTCPVDRMTFDFIVVRTCAGGRVLRTEPVKVVERRPSVELLVIEDPTICEVCGRTDNEETMLLCDGCDLGYHMQCLTPPLSEVPIDQWLCPNCDNLLSDVDYLFSGITEMDSDVAITTRGAVAREGRNVRSLRTHSVEQPSTSSGRRGSQLNSDDVPSTSRGSRATLGSSSRATATRRKTSAHTRRRPKRRRAKTVIIEYEVQENGKFPVTKQVKRKLKKRKSKRRQRQPARGVRAAVRRSFAARRARRRPGARPRAGRARAQPVRRRVRPAVLLGRGRGRRVRARQHGRGVAPHLQHPQRLQTGRCGCPVCDPRLLTCRV from the exons ATGAGTGAAGAAGGCAGCGAAGATTCGCCTCCACGGCCCAAGCGCAAGATCAAGAAAGTGATGGTTCTTTCGTCTGACTCTAGCTCGGACAGCGACGAAAGCGTCACAGCGGCGGGGTCACGCAGAAAGAGATTGAGG GTGCTGAGTGATGAGGGTAGTGACAGCAGCAGTTCAGTGGTGTGTGCCCGGCGTAAGCGCGCCCTGCCTAAGCTTCGAGATTCCGATGGTGACAGCGACACGTCAGGATGGGCCACCGACCACTCGGACGCGCCCAAGCCCGCTGCCTCGGCGGCTAGACCTACTTCAGGCTTTGCATCGGACAGTTCAGAAGGGAATTCAGACAAGTGCTCTATTTGCCTGTTACGGTTTACCAATCAAGAAGTGGGCACTCCTCAGAGCTGTGAACATATTTTCTGTCTTGACTGTATCACTGAATGGTCTAAAAATGTGAACACTTGTCCAGTAGACAGGATGACATTTGACTTTATCGTAGTAAGAACATGTGCAGGCGGACGGGTGCTACGTACTGAGCCAGTCAAGGTGGTGGAGCGCAGGCCTTCCGTAGAGCTGCTTGTCATTGAGGACCCCACTATCTGTGAG GTGTGTGGCCGCACAGACAATGAGGAGACTATGCTTCTGTGTGATGGATGTGACCTCGGATATCACATGCAGTGTCTCACTCCACCATTGTCTGAG GTCCCTATAGACCAGTGGCTCTGTCCTAATTGTGACAATTTGCTATCAGATGTGGATTACTTATTCTCAGGCATTACAGAAATGGACTCAGATGTAGCAATCACAACTAGAGGTGCAGTAGCCCGGGAAGGCAGAAATGTCAGATCATTGAGAACTCACAGTGTAGAACAACCTTCCACATCTTCAGGACGTCGGGGCAGCCAATTGAATTCTGATGATGTACCATCAACATCTCGAGGGTCACGAGCCACGCTGGGGAGCAGCTCAAGGGCGACTGCAACTAGGCGTAAAACTTCTGCACATACACGCAGAAGGCCTAAACGAAGAAGAGCTAAAACTGTCATTATTGAGTATGAAGTGCAAGAAAATGGTAAATTTCCTGTCACAAAACAAGTTAAAAGGAAACTAAAGAAAAGAAAG AGCAAGCGGCGGCAGCGGCAGCCCGCACGCGGCGTGCGCGCGGCCGTGCGGCGCAGCTTCGCAGCGCGCCGAGCCCGCCGCCGCCCGGGGGCCCGCCCGCGCGCTGGCCGCGCCCGCGCTCAGCCTGTTCGGCGACGCGTACGACCTGCCGTACTTCTCGGACGAGGGCGAGGGCGCCGTGTCCGAGCGCGCCAGCACGGCCGTGGCGTCGCGCCCCACCTCCAGCATCCTCAGCGCCTACAGACAGGTCGGTGCGGCTGCCCGGTGTGCGATCCTCGACTCCTGACGTGTCGTGTCTAA
- the LOC110372803 gene encoding LOW QUALITY PROTEIN: splicing factor, arginine/serine-rich 19 (The sequence of the model RefSeq protein was modified relative to this genomic sequence to represent the inferred CDS: inserted 4 bases in 3 codons; deleted 4 bases in 3 codons): MITIPSPTHASSAPDVLSSILESQTLLHSKKSVVSISVDGSVNIKLETRESMRIPKKNSDNNKEQGKLDLTQDQDAARKVPSYPGQSRGGRGWGGGYTGNYHREQGSLSRGHDAYGYQPRPGAAFAQNNHARRDDADVYNNYSRRPHQYPIGDDANFDRNRRQAPEQNRPQNNQPPNQRHNEQNQGRYSLAPSWQPYVPPPVAPRQDPPPVQHRHSFGGFENPLDMRMGPIRRQNSANSNLEPVGGAQGQQATKSQPYRPLPEPPMFKFDKTPELDKSEDEKSDSSLVIDTEKYDPTEPTNDDDDSGEEVPAAADAQPEAQSAALPGAQPASAAAPPPEPQGLHGADGGVPASVLDSAVRQVLREHRGLLAPPAPSDDDSEGDCPNFSIYSAASVHIANSAAAPAPPAPALSSGLEDLVQEDDDEPPARRPPPPPPLPPSKNTSDEQFKEKVSKRCPITTNPRNPIKIKLNTPSLIKRQVSLYDEEEQDMEDEDVVEDAEVAPASAPTDDVPNEKARRDASPARDEIFSDLAPDTKSVGPVEASTEEPVKMQDPVPVTSSAEVEKDVEEAASSHADIDASEPGVKADEEEESEHPPRAATPPRRSASPAPRRRSRSSDSERDDLSAGDDLLPLDADRSTASADRNDDLLEKMTESISETEDERSYTPCLDENKSKDTSMETEKEKGIEGLDTEMISEDEGNEMFSDXPSAPPRPSPPPRPPAAREDGELPDRKKEPRPDDAKKKKKKDSKKEGKDKGKGKTKKGEIAFKKLSKSGKERNYRDKDKKRERRESSDADRERAKRRKERRKDLERYDVRTVVSEKRRRPKDAFGRDVSPPPSPSPRLTPREPSPHRRSTSRPRRSASRPRRSASRARRSGSRPRRSGSRARRSASRVRRSASRAPRSASRLRPTPSASPRAASARAPRRRRRRAREARRARRRRETERSRKRRRSGSGSKSPRPKPAKKKKRVRSERSASRRRSPRRRSPRRRRLRRRSASRSAEPSPPRAAELAGSVDSRLLSPRTPPPEPSRSRASGAATERPRHRRLRDAAGPSKEVFTSGDNILVSVSFKEQERDDGDERRERRRERRRRXKRAAAPEPDAAAPRPVAIIDLERSPFRELTPSPRNVIVLSDSEPGRRKPPSPPPAAAPEPAHGAVGPKTPPSPGRAAARRRRSGRGGGNTPPEPPDSPDAYDPYEPTRSASASPGPARPASPARPCMTLETAQKTNMSADEVIDRRPLSPIEKVMALLQSTRDVSPEPPPGDAAPRPPPAPPAPRPPAPAPAPPVRIVLPSPTRSQPPXLFLAKPSPIKSDPIKPMQATKIQRPAALGPSTAAVAARRRSGPESEAEAESPYSPGSSDFGDLFEPPAGARGFDALLERPRRKAGAGAASKVPVKLNRKKGKTQVGVKIDEDNLKILDDLPSSAVEMQVKSKFLKKLNRQERVVEEVKLVLKPHYNKKHVTKDEYKDILRRAVPKICHNKTGEINPAKIQALVEAYVKKFRKKHKLGLV; encoded by the exons ATGATAACCATTCCGTCTCCCACCCACGCGTCTTCGGCTCCCGACGTTCTTTCTTCCATCCTCGAAAGCCAAACGTTACTACACTCAAAAAAATCTGTCGTCTCCATATCTGTCGACGGAAgtgttaatattaaattagaaacCCGAGAGTCTATGCGTATACCTAAGAAAAATTCAGACAATAATAAAGAACAGGGGAAGTTAGATCTAACGCAGGACCAGGACGCTGCGAGGAAAGTGCCGTCGTACCCGGGACAGTCccgcggcgggcgcggctggGGCGGCGGCTACACCGGCAACTACCACCGCGAGCAGggcagcctcagccgcggccaCGACGCCTACGGCTACCAGCCGCGCCCCGGCGCCGCCTTCGCCCAGAACAACCACGCGCGTCGCGACGACGCCGACGTTTACAATAACTATTCCAGAAGACCGCACCAGTACCCGATAGGCGACGACGCTAATTTTGATCGAAACAGGAGGCAAGCGCCAGAACAAAATAGACCTCAGAATAATCAACCTCCGAACCAGCGCCACAACGAGCAGAACCAGGGCCGCTACAGCCTGGCGCCGTCCTGGCAGCCCTACGTGCCGCCGCCCGTCGCGCCGCGACAGGACCCTCCTCCCGTTCAGCACAGGCATTCATTTGGAGGTTTTGAGAATCCCCTAGACATGAGAATGGGCCCAATTCGGCGACAAAACTCTGCTAACAGTAATCTAGAACCTGTCGGTGGAGCCCAAGGCCAGCAAGCGACGAAGTCGCAGCCCTACCGGCCGCTGCCTGAACCGCCCATGTTCAAGTTCGATAAAACGCCCGAGCTCGATAAGTCTGAGGACGAGAAAAGTGATTCCAGTTTAGTCATAGACACTGAGAAATATGATCCCACTGAGCCGACAAACGACGATGATGACAGCGGCGAAGAGGTGCCGGCAGCCGCGGACGCGCAGCCCGAGGCCCAGAGCGCGGCCCTGCCCGGCGCCCAgcccgccagcgccgccgcccCGCCGCCCGAGCCGCAGGGCCTGCACGGCGCGGACGGCGGCGTGCCCGCCAGCGTGCTGGACAGCGCCGTGCGGCAGGTGCTGCGCGAGCACCGCGGCCTGctggcgccgcccgcgcccagcGACGACGACTCGGAGGGCGACTGCCCCAACTTCTCCATCTACTCGGCCGCCAGCGTGCACATCGCCAACAGCGCCgccgcccccgcgccgcccgcgcccgcgctcaGCTCCGGCCTCGAGGACCTGGTGCAGGAGGACGACGACGAGCcgcccgcgcgccgcccgccgcccccGCCGCCTCTGCCGCCCTCCAAGAACACCTCCGACGAACAATTCAAAGAGAAAGTATCCAAGAGATGTCCCATCACCACCAATCCGCGAAATCCAATTAAGATAAAACTGAATACGCCGTCTTTGATTAAACGACAAGTCAGTCTGTACGACGAAGAGGAACAAGACATGGAAGACGAGGACGTGGTGGAAGACGCCGAGGTGGCGCCGGCCTCCGCTCCCACTGACGACGTGCCGAACGAGAAGGCTCGCAGGGATGCTTCGCCCGCTAGAGACGAAATCTTTTCCGATCTCGCCCCCGATACTAAATCCGTGGGGCCGGTCGAGGCCAGCACGGAAGAGCCGGTAAAAATGCAAGATCCAGTTCCGGTAACAAGTTCTGCCGAAGTGGAGAAAGATGTCGAGGAAGCGGCGAGCAGTCATGCGGATATTGACGCGTCAGAACCTGGCGTGAAAGCGGACGAAGAGGAAGAGTCGGAACACCCCCCTCGCGCCGCCACCCCCCCGCGCCGCTCCGCGtcccccgccccgcgccgccgctcGCGCAGCTCCGACAGCGAGCGCGACGACCTGTCCGCCGGGGACGACCTGCTGCCgctcgacgccgaccgctccaCGGCTTCCGCCGACAGGAACGATGACCTGCTAGAGAAAATGACTGAATCCATCAGCGAGACCGAGGACGAGAGGAGCTACACGCCCTGCCTCGACGAGAACAAGTCCAAGGATACCTCCATGGAGACCGAGAAGGAGAAAGGCATAGAGGGACTCGACACCGAGATGATATCCGAAGACGAGGGCAACGAGATGTTCTCGGA ACCGAGCGCGCCTCCCCGCCCCTCCCCGCCGCCTCGCCCGCCCGCCGCGCGCGAGGACGGCGAGCTGCCCGACAGGAAGAAGGAGCCGCGCCCTGACGACgccaaaaagaagaagaagaaagattCTAAGAAGGAGGGCAAGGACAAGGGCAAAGGCAAGACTAAGAAGGGCGAGATCGCGTTCAAAAAGCTCAGCAAAAGTGGTAAAGAGAGAAATTATAGAGATAAAGATAAGAAACGCGAGCGGCGCGAGTCCAGCGACGCCGACCGCGAGCGAGCCAAGCGACGCAAAGAGCGCCGCAAGGACCTCGAGCGGTACGACGTGCGGACCGTCGTCTCCGAGAAGCGGCGCCGCCCCAAGGACGCCTTCGGCCGCGACGTGTCCCCTCCGCCCTCGCCCTCCCCGCGCCTCACGCCCCGCGAGCCCTCCCCGCACCGCCGCTCCACCTCCCGCCCACGCCGCTCCGCCTCCCGCCCGCGCCGTTCCGCCTCCCGAGCTCGTCGATCTGGCTCTCGCCCGCGCCGCTCGGGCTCCCGCGCGCGGCGCTCGGCGTCGCGAGTGCGGCGCTCCGCGTCCCGCGCCCCGCGCTCCGCCTCGCGCCTGCGCCCCACGCCGTCCGCCTCGCCCCGCGCCGCGTCC gcccgcgcgccgcgccgccgccgccgccgagcgCGAGAAGCGCGCCGAGCCCGCAGGCGTCGCGAGACCGAACGCTCCCGCAAGAGACGACGCTCCGGCTCCGGGTCTAAGAGCCCGCGCCCGAAACCCGCCAAGAAGAAGAAGCGCGTCCGCTCCGAGCGCTCCGCGTCCCGACGCCGCTCGCCACGCCGGCgcagcccgcgccgccgccgcctgcgCCGCCGCTCCGCCAGCCGCTCGGCCGAGCCGTccccgccgcgcgccgccgagCTGGCCGGCTCGGTGGACTCGCGCCTGCTGTCGCCGCGCACGCCGCCGCCGGAGCCGAGCCGCAGCCGCGCGAGCGGCGCCGCGACCGAGCGCCCGCGCCACCGCCGCCTGCGCGACGCCGCCGGGCCCTCCAAGGAGGTGTTCACCTCCGGCGACAACATACTCGTCAGCGTCAGCTTCAAGGAGCAGGAGCGCGACGACGGCGACGAGCGACGCGAGCGGAGGCGCGAGCGTCGCCGCC GCAAGCGAGCCGCCGCGCCGGAGCCCGACGccgccgccccgcgccccgtCGCCATCATCGACCTGGAGCGCTCGCCCTTCCGCGAGCTCACGCCGTCGCCGCGCAACGTCATCGTGCTCAGCGACAGCGAGCCTGGGAGAAGGAAGCCGCCGTCGCCGCCg cccgccgccgcgccggaGCCGGCACACGGCGCCGTGGGGCCCAAGACGCCGCCGTCGCcgggccgcgccgccgcccgccggcgCCGGAGCGGGCGCGGAGGAGGCAACACGCCGCCGGAGCCGCCGGACTCGCCGGACGCGTACGACCCGTACGAGCCCACGCGCTCGGCGTCGGCGTCGCCGGGCCCCGCGCGGCCCGCCAGCCCGGCGCGGCCCTGCATGACGCTGGAGACGGCGCAGAAGACCAACATGTCCGCCGATGAGGTCATCGACCGCCGCCCGCTCTCACCTATCGAAAAG GTCATGGCGCTCCTGCAGTCGACGCGCGACGTGTCGCCCGAGCCGCCGCCCGGCGAcgccgccccgcgcccgccgcct gccccgcccgccccgcgcccgcccgcgcccgcgcccgcgccgcccgtgCGCATCGTGCTGCCCTCGCCCACGCGCTCGCAGCCGC AGCTGTTCCTGGCCAAGCCGTCGCCCATCAAGTCCGACCCCATCAAGCCCATGCAGGCCACCAAGATCCAGCGGCCGGCGGCGCTGGGCCCCAGCAcggcggcggtggcggcgcggcgccgctcGGGCCCCGAGTCGGAGGCCGAGGCCGAGTCGCCGTACTCGCCCGGCTCCAGCGACTTCGGCGACCTGTTCGAGCCGCCGGCCGGCGCCCGCGGCTTCGACGCGCTGCTGGAGCGTCCGCGCCGCAAGgcgggcgccggcgccgccaGCAAGGTGCCCGTCAAGCTCAACCGCAAGAAAG GTAAAACGCAGGTGGGCGTGAAGATCGACGAGGACAACCTGAAGATCCTGGACGACCTGCCCAGCTCCGCCGTCGAGATGCAAGTGAAGAGCAAA TTCCTCAAGAAGCTGAACCGGCAGGAGCGCGTGGTGGAGGAGGTGAAGCTGGTGCTCAAGCCGCACTACAACAAGAAGCACGTCACCAAGGACGAGTACAAGGACATCCTGCGCCGCGCCGTGCCCAAG ATCTGTCACAACAAGACGGGCGAGATCAACCCGGCTAAGATCCAGGCGCTCGTGGAGGCGTATGTGAAAAAGttcagaaaaaaacataaactagGACTAGTGTAG
- the LOC110372901 gene encoding LOW QUALITY PROTEIN: zinc finger C4H2 domain-containing protein (The sequence of the model RefSeq protein was modified relative to this genomic sequence to represent the inferred CDS: inserted 2 bases in 1 codon), translating to MTAENEREIYHKLEAMKEIRNKTITLERMKRSILNEVRSGDQEGRCLAQYKREMELLQQEKMSHVEELRQIHADINAMETVIKQTEESMTRKLSNASRLHEDYRPLKAEVDLLRRQCLGLERPPAREEEXPITPDRFPALPGGAGAGAGPRARRRGWRRSCRRAAQPPPPPPAFRSALDQDFITVSLRQQPPPMKSCLSCHQQIHRNAPICPLCKAKSRSRNPKKPRRNSLPVLPRLRR from the exons ATGACTGCTGAAAACGAACGCGAAATTTATCATAAATTAGAAGCCATGAAAGAGATCAG GAACAAAACAATAACTCTGGAGCGAATGAAGCGCAGCATTCTGAATGAAGTGCGCAGCGGGGACCAGGAGGGCCGCTGCCTGGCGCAGTACAAGCGCGAGATGGAGCTGCTGCAGCAGGAGAAGATGAGCCACGTGGAGGAGCTGCGCCAGATCCACGCCGACATCAACGCG ATGGAGACGGTGATCAAGCAGACGGAGGAGAGCATGACGCGCAAGCTGTCGAACGCGTCGCGGCTGCACGAGGACTACCGGCCGCTGAAGGCGGAGGTGGACCTGCTGCGGCGCCAGTGCCTCGGCCTGGAGCGCCCGCCTGCACGAGAGGAGGA CCCCATCACGCCAGA CCGGTTCCCGGCGCTgccgggcggcgcgggcgcaggcgcgggcccgcgggcgcggcgccgcggCTGGCGTCGTTcctgccgccgcgccgcgcaaccgccgccgccgccgcccgcgttCAGGTCTGCACTCGACCAAGATTTCATTACCGTCTCGCTGAG GCAGCAGCCGCCGCCCATGAAGTCGTGCCTGTCGTGCCACCAGCAGATCCACCGCAACGCGCCCATCTGTCCGCTGTGCAAGGCCAAGAGCCGCTCGCGCAACCCCAAGAAACCCAGAAGAAATAGTCTCCCTGTGCTGCCGCGTCTGCGCCGGTAA